A genomic stretch from Gemmatimonadales bacterium includes:
- the accD gene encoding acetyl-CoA carboxylase, carboxyltransferase subunit beta gives MAWFRKDRRPRTSQRERLEIPADVWDKCEECGHVDVREKFERGFGVCPNCGHHRRIEAAQYIALLTDEGSWRPLDMDLRSVDALTFEAYEDRLAAALKKAGPEDAVRTGTATLEGEPIYLAVMDFKFMGGSMGSVVGEKIVRLGRRALEARGPLIIVTASGGARMQEGVLSLMQLAKTSVVIAQLREQGIPFVSVLTDPTTGGVSASYAFQGDVIIAEPGAVIGFAGARVIKQTIGQDLPEGFQTAEFLVEHGMIDAVVPRARLGPTCAQLLRLLLSQEALVGERVS, from the coding sequence ATGGCCTGGTTCCGCAAAGATCGACGTCCCCGCACGTCGCAGCGCGAACGGCTGGAGATCCCGGCCGACGTCTGGGACAAGTGCGAGGAATGCGGCCACGTGGACGTCCGGGAGAAGTTCGAACGAGGGTTCGGTGTGTGCCCCAACTGCGGGCACCACCGGCGCATCGAGGCGGCCCAGTACATCGCCCTGCTGACCGACGAGGGAAGCTGGCGACCGCTCGACATGGACCTCCGCTCCGTGGACGCCCTCACCTTCGAAGCCTACGAGGACCGGCTGGCGGCGGCCCTGAAGAAGGCCGGCCCGGAGGACGCCGTCCGCACCGGGACGGCTACCCTCGAGGGGGAGCCGATCTACCTCGCGGTCATGGACTTCAAGTTCATGGGCGGCTCGATGGGGTCCGTCGTCGGCGAGAAGATCGTGCGGCTGGGCCGGCGGGCTCTGGAGGCGCGGGGACCCCTGATCATCGTGACGGCCTCCGGGGGCGCGCGGATGCAGGAGGGCGTGCTGTCGCTGATGCAGCTGGCGAAGACGTCGGTGGTCATCGCGCAGCTGCGGGAGCAGGGGATCCCGTTCGTCTCCGTGCTCACCGATCCCACCACCGGCGGCGTATCGGCGTCGTACGCGTTTCAGGGCGACGTCATCATCGCCGAGCCGGGCGCGGTCATCGGGTTCGCCGGCGCGCGGGTGATCAAGCAGACCATCGGCCAGGACCTGCCGGAGGGATTCCAGACGGCCGAGTTCCTCGTGGAGCACGGGATGATCGACGCCGTGGTGCCGCGGGCCCGGCTCGGCCCGACGTGCGCGCAGCTGCTGCGCCTGCTGCTCAGCCAGGAAGCCCTGGTCGGGGAGCGCGTCAGCTGA
- a CDS encoding Mur ligase family protein produces the protein MRAAAAPAAQPGSPGRGARQLTIRSYDEACRFLFPRTTNGIKWGLERTEALLAGLGHPERHFASIHVAGTNGKGSTATMLAEVLLAAGHRVGLYTSPHLVTFRERVAVDRVAISEEAVTMWAARLEEPARRLDATFFEVSTALAFADFAARGVEIAVVEVGLGGRLDATNVILPAACGVTRIALEHTEYLGSDLASIAREKAGIAKPGVPFVTTEADPAIADVLLAEARSRGARAERCDPGACLANVAVFPGGVRFDAETPGGRRPGVSLGMAGGYQSANALLAIRLVELVGADWAVDEAALRAGLAAARVPGRFDRRGRWIFDVAHNPDGVRALVAALAVAAPPRPLVAVVAVLRDKAWKEMLRSLGAAVDRLVVTCAPSAPAERGWDLGEVEAWARAERLPLLAQPDFDLALGLSVGDAATVLVTGSFHTVGDAMRRLPGAPPLG, from the coding sequence GTGCGCGCAGCTGCTGCGCCTGCTGCTCAGCCAGGAAGCCCTGGTCGGGGAGCGCGTCAGCTGACGATCCGTTCGTACGACGAAGCCTGCCGGTTTCTGTTTCCCAGGACGACCAATGGCATCAAGTGGGGCCTCGAGCGGACCGAGGCCCTTTTGGCAGGTCTGGGCCACCCGGAGCGGCACTTCGCCTCGATCCACGTGGCCGGGACGAACGGCAAGGGCTCCACGGCGACGATGCTGGCGGAGGTGCTCCTGGCGGCGGGCCATCGGGTCGGGCTGTACACCTCGCCGCACCTGGTCACGTTCCGGGAGCGCGTCGCGGTGGACCGGGTGGCCATCTCCGAGGAGGCGGTCACGATGTGGGCCGCGCGGCTGGAGGAGCCCGCGCGCCGGCTGGACGCGACCTTCTTCGAGGTGTCCACGGCATTGGCCTTCGCCGACTTCGCTGCGCGCGGGGTGGAGATCGCGGTGGTGGAGGTGGGCCTCGGCGGGCGGCTCGACGCCACCAACGTCATCCTGCCTGCGGCCTGCGGCGTGACCCGGATCGCGCTCGAGCACACGGAGTACCTCGGCAGCGACCTCGCGAGCATCGCCCGGGAGAAGGCCGGCATCGCGAAGCCGGGGGTCCCGTTCGTGACCACGGAGGCCGATCCGGCGATCGCGGACGTCCTGCTGGCCGAGGCGCGCTCGCGCGGGGCGCGGGCGGAGCGGTGCGACCCCGGCGCGTGCCTCGCGAACGTGGCGGTGTTTCCCGGCGGCGTGCGCTTCGACGCCGAGACGCCGGGCGGCCGGCGCCCGGGCGTCTCGCTCGGGATGGCGGGCGGCTACCAGAGCGCCAACGCGCTGCTCGCGATCCGGCTCGTCGAGCTGGTGGGTGCCGACTGGGCGGTGGACGAGGCCGCGCTGCGCGCCGGGCTCGCCGCCGCGCGGGTCCCGGGGCGCTTCGACCGCCGCGGCCGCTGGATCTTCGACGTCGCCCACAACCCTGACGGGGTTCGGGCGCTGGTCGCCGCGCTCGCGGTCGCGGCGCCGCCGCGGCCGCTGGTGGCGGTGGTCGCGGTGCTGCGCGACAAGGCCTGGAAGGAGATGCTGCGGTCGCTGGGCGCCGCGGTGGACCGCCTGGTGGTGACCTGCGCGCCCAGCGCGCCGGCCGAGCGCGGCTGGGACCTCGGCGAGGTGGAGGCGTGGGCGCGGGCGGAGCGGCTGCCGCTGCTGGCGCAGCCCGACTTCGATCTCGCCCTCGGCCTGTCGGTCGGCGACGCGGCGACGGTGCTCGTCACCGGCTCGTTTCACACGGTCGGCGACGCGATGCGTCGCTTGCCCGGCGCTCCGCCGCTCGGCTAG